From a region of the Erinaceus europaeus chromosome 14, mEriEur2.1, whole genome shotgun sequence genome:
- the SLK gene encoding STE20-like serine/threonine-protein kinase isoform X2, whose protein sequence is MSFFNFRKIFKLGSDKKKKQYEHVKRDLNPEEFWEIIGELGDGAFGKVYKAQNKETNVLAAAKVIDTKSEEELEDYMVEIDILASCDHPNIVKLLDAFYYENNLWILIEFCAGGAVDAVMLELERPLTESQIQVVCKQTLEALNYLHDNKIIHRDLKAGNILFTLDGDIKLADFGVSAKNTRTIQRRDSFIGTPYWMAPEVVMCETSKDRPYDYKADVWSLGITLIEMAEIEPPHHELNPMRVLLKIAKSEPPTLAQPSKWSSNFKDFLKKCLEKNVDSRWNTSQLLQHPFVTVDSNKPIRELIAEAKAEVTEEVEDGKEEDDDEETENSLPIPADKRASSDLSIASSEEDKLSQNACILESVSEKTEQNTSEEKFNSKVINEKPTSDEPEKAVEGTNEHVNDAHLQPVTEFHKRAAAVKEIGREEKRPKLENLPDEDQETVDTNSVRERQENNILITSETNIEQNLKSEQERDQEKQHIFENKAIKPEEIKDATIQTVDLLSQETGEQEADIQAVDSEVELTQEDVEEKMGKDDRTQKDVINSTSNTTAVKEAVVTTEKALKNSAEDVQTGDREEVVEEGQQLVSKPTEGPAVSGTEEVPIKETVEIEEIDKKLEGESERKLLNSSENIVETKEVAEANEAEITESSSTDEIQGSSTVIHTDQKAIESETWDAHPPSTQIGTEEIPCEVPIETEPQVTATSQPTEPQPVPVPSININSEDTENKEQTGALLKTETVLQPESENQKENDTDSGTGSTADNSSIDLNLSISSFLSKTKDSGSISLQETRRQKKTLKKTRKFVVDGVEVSVTTSKIVTDSDSKTEDLRFLRRQELRELRFLQKEEQRAQQQLNSKLQQQREQMFRRFEQEMMSKKRQYDQEIENLEKQQKQTIERLEQEHTNRLRDEAKRIKGEQEKELSKFQNVLKNRKKEEQEFVQKQQQELDGSLKKIIQQQKAELANIERECLNNKQQLMRAREAAIWELEERHLQEKHQLLKQQLKDQYFMQRHQLLKRHEKETEQMQRYNQRLIEELKNRQTQERARLPKIQRSEAKTRMAMFKKSLRINSTASPDQDRDKIKQFAAQEEKRQKNERMAQHQKHENQMRDLQLQCEANVRELHQLQNEKCHLLVEHETQKLKELDEEHSQELKDWREKLRPRKKNLEEEFARKLQEQEVFFKMTGESECLNPSTQSRISKFYPIPSLHSTGS, encoded by the exons ATCCTCATTGAATTTTGTGCAGGGGGAGCAGTGGATGCTGTGATGCTTg aACTTGAGAGACCATTAACTGAGTCTCAAATACAAGTAGTTTGTAAGCAGACTTTAGAAGCATTGAACTATTTACATGATAATAAAATCATCCACAGAGATCTAAAAGCTGGCAACATTCTTTTTACCTTAGATGGAGATATTAAGTTGG CGGATTTTGGAGTGTCAGCAAAAAATACAAGGACAATTCAAAGAAGAGATTCCTTTATTGGCACACCATATTG GATGGCTCCTGAAGTAGTCATGTGTGAAACATCTAAGGACAGACCTTATGACTACAAAGCTGATGTTTGGTCCCTGGGTATCACTTTAATAGAAATGGCTGAGATAGAACCACCACATCATGAATTAAATCCAATGCGAGTGTTGCTAAAAATAGCAAAATCAGAGCCCCCTACATTAGCACAGCCATCAAAATG gtCTTCAAATTTTAAGGACTTTCTAAAAAAGTGCTTGGAAAAGAATGTGGATTCTAGGTGGAATACATCTCAGTTACTGCAG CACCCCTTTGTTACTGTTGATTCCAACAAACCAATCCGAGAGTTGATTGCTGAGGCAAAGGCTGAAGTAACAGAAGAAGTTGAAGATGGCAAAGAGGAAGATGATGATGAGGAAACAGAAAATTCTCTG cCAATACCTGCAGATAAGCGTGCCTCCTCTGATCTTAGTATTGCCAGCTCTGAAGAAGATAAGCTTTCTCAGAATGCGTGCATTTTAGAATCTGTCTCAGAAAAAACGGAACAGAATACTTCTGAAGAAAAATTCAACAGCAAAGTTATTAATGAAAAGCCCACAAGTGATGAACCAGAAAAAGCTGTGGAGGGTACCAATGAGCATGTTAATGATGCTCATTTGCAACCCGTGACTGAGTTCCATAAAAGAGCAGCAGCTGTCAAGGAAattgggagggaggagaagagaccTAAGCTTGAAAACCTACCTGACGAAGACCAAGAAACAGTTGACACTAATTCagtcagagaaagacaagaaaataatATACTGATAACTTCAGAAACAAACATTGAACAGAATCTGAAATCTGAGCAAGAAAGGGATCAGGAAAAGCAACACATATTTGAAAATAAGGCTATAAAACCTGAAGAAATTAAAGATGCTACTATTCAGACAGTGGATTTACTTTCTCAAGAGACTGGAGAACAAGAGGCAGATATTCAGGCAGTTGACAGTGAAGTTGAACTTACACAGGAAGATGTTgaagagaaaatgggaaaagatgacaGAACTCAAAAAGATGTGATTAACAGTACAAGCAACACAACAGCAGTAAAAGAGGCAGTAGTCACCACTGAGAAGGCACTCAAGAATAGTGCTGAGGATGTTCAGACTGGTGATCGAGAAGAAGTGGTTGAAGAGGGCCAGCAGTTAGTGAGTAAGCCCACAGAGGGTCCTGCGGTTAGTGGTACTGAGGAAGTTCCTATTAAAGAAACAGTTGAAATTGAGGAAATAGATAAAAAGTTAGAAGGTGAAAGTGAGAGAAAATTGCTCAACAGTTCTGAGAATATAGTGGAGACCAAGGAGGTAGCAGAGGCAAATGAAGCTGAAATTACTGAGTCAAGTAGCACTGATGAAATCCAGGGCAGCAGTACTGTGATTCATACGGACCAGAAAGCCATTGAAAGTGAAACTTGGGATGCCCATCCACCCTCTACTCAAATAGGCACAGAGGAAATCCCATGTGAAGTGCCAATTGAAACAGAACCTCAGGTTACTGCCACTTCACAGCCCACTGAACCTCAGCCAGTCCCAGTACCTAGTATTAATATCAACTCTGAAGACACAGAAAATAAAGAGCAAACAGGTGCTTTACTAAAAACTGAAACTGTGCTGCAGCCAGAATCTGAGAATCAAAAGGAAAATGATACTGATTCGGGCACTGGTTCTACTGCTGATAATAGCAGCATTGATTTGAATTTATCCATCTCTAGCTTCCTAAGTAAAACCAAAGACAGTGGATCAATATCTTTACAA GAAAcaagaagacaaaagaaaacattgaagAAAACTCGGAAATTTGTTGTTGATGGTGTAGAAGTAAGTGTAACAACGTCAAAGATAGTTACAGACAGTGACTCAAAAACAGAAGATTTGAGGTTTCTTAG ACGACAGGAACTTCGGGAATTAAGATTTCTTCAAAAAGAAGAGCAAAGAGCCCAACAGCAGCTCAATAGCAAACTGCAACAACAACGAGAACAAATGTTCCGACGCTTTGAGCAAGAAATGATG AGCAAAAAACGACAGTATGACCAAGAAATTGAGAATCTTGAAAAACAGCAGAAACAGACTATTGAACGTCTAGAACAAGAACACACAAATCGCCTGCGAGATGAAGCCAAACGGATTAaaggagaacaagaaaaagaactgtCCAAATTTCAGAATGTGTTGAAGAACCGAAAGAAAGAG GAACAAGAATTTGTTCAGAAGCAACAACAAGAATTAGATGGCTCTCTGAAAAAGATCATCCAGCAGCAGAAAGCAGAACTTGCCAATATTGAAAGAGAGTGCCTGAATAACAAACAGCAGCTCATGAGAG CTCGAGAAGCTGCAATTTGGGAACTTGAAGAACGACACTTACAAGAAAAACACCAGCTGCTCAAACAACAACTAAAAGATCAGTATTTCATGCAAAGACATCAGCTACTTAAGCGCCATGAGAAG gAAACAGAGCAAATGCAGCGTTACAACCAGCGACTTATTGAGGAATTGAAAAACAGGCAGACCCAAGAAAGAGCAAGACTGCCTAAGATTCAACGCAGTGAAGCCAAGACTCGAATGGCCATGTTTAAGAAAAGTTTGAGAATAAACTCAACTGCCTCACCTGACCAGGACCGTGACAAAATCAAACAG tttgctGCTCAAGAAGAAAAGAGGCAGAAAAATGAGAGAATGGCTCAGCATCAAAAACATGAAAATCAAATGCGGGATCTTCAACTGCAGTGTGAAGCCAATGTCCGAGAGCTGCATCAGTTGCAG AATGAAAAGTGCCATCTATTGGTTGAGCATGAGACTCAGAAACTAAAGGAATTAGATGAGGAGCACAGCCAAGAATTAAAGgattggagagagaaattgagacctaGGAAAAag AATTTGGAGGAAGAATTTGCCAGGAAACTACAGGAACAGGAAGTGTTCTTTAAAATGACCGGAGAGTCTGAATGCCTTAACCCATCAACACAGAGCCGGATTTCCAAATTCTATCCTATTCCTAGTTTGCATTCCACTGGATCTTAA
- the SLK gene encoding STE20-like serine/threonine-protein kinase isoform X1, with amino-acid sequence MSFFNFRKIFKLGSDKKKKQYEHVKRDLNPEEFWEIIGELGDGAFGKVYKAQNKETNVLAAAKVIDTKSEEELEDYMVEIDILASCDHPNIVKLLDAFYYENNLWILIEFCAGGAVDAVMLELERPLTESQIQVVCKQTLEALNYLHDNKIIHRDLKAGNILFTLDGDIKLADFGVSAKNTRTIQRRDSFIGTPYWMAPEVVMCETSKDRPYDYKADVWSLGITLIEMAEIEPPHHELNPMRVLLKIAKSEPPTLAQPSKWSSNFKDFLKKCLEKNVDSRWNTSQLLQHPFVTVDSNKPIRELIAEAKAEVTEEVEDGKEEDDDEETENSLPIPADKRASSDLSIASSEEDKLSQNACILESVSEKTEQNTSEEKFNSKVINEKPTSDEPEKAVEGTNEHVNDAHLQPVTEFHKRAAAVKEIGREEKRPKLENLPDEDQETVDTNSVRERQENNILITSETNIEQNLKSEQERDQEKQHIFENKAIKPEEIKDATIQTVDLLSQETGEQEADIQAVDSEVELTQEDVEEKMGKDDRTQKDVINSTSNTTAVKEAVVTTEKALKNSAEDVQTGDREEVVEEGQQLVSKPTEGPAVSGTEEVPIKETVEIEEIDKKLEGESERKLLNSSENIVETKEVAEANEAEITESSSTDEIQGSSTVIHTDQKAIESETWDAHPPSTQIGTEEIPCEVPIETEPQVTATSQPTEPQPVPVPSININSEDTENKEQTGALLKTETVLQPESENQKENDTDSGTGSTADNSSIDLNLSISSFLSKTKDSGSISLQETRRQKKTLKKTRKFVVDGVEVSVTTSKIVTDSDSKTEDLRFLRRQELRELRFLQKEEQRAQQQLNSKLQQQREQMFRRFEQEMMSKKRQYDQEIENLEKQQKQTIERLEQEHTNRLRDEAKRIKGEQEKELSKFQNVLKNRKKEVLNEVEKAPKELRKEFMKRRKEELAQSQHAQEQEFVQKQQQELDGSLKKIIQQQKAELANIERECLNNKQQLMRAREAAIWELEERHLQEKHQLLKQQLKDQYFMQRHQLLKRHEKETEQMQRYNQRLIEELKNRQTQERARLPKIQRSEAKTRMAMFKKSLRINSTASPDQDRDKIKQFAAQEEKRQKNERMAQHQKHENQMRDLQLQCEANVRELHQLQNEKCHLLVEHETQKLKELDEEHSQELKDWREKLRPRKKNLEEEFARKLQEQEVFFKMTGESECLNPSTQSRISKFYPIPSLHSTGS; translated from the exons ATCCTCATTGAATTTTGTGCAGGGGGAGCAGTGGATGCTGTGATGCTTg aACTTGAGAGACCATTAACTGAGTCTCAAATACAAGTAGTTTGTAAGCAGACTTTAGAAGCATTGAACTATTTACATGATAATAAAATCATCCACAGAGATCTAAAAGCTGGCAACATTCTTTTTACCTTAGATGGAGATATTAAGTTGG CGGATTTTGGAGTGTCAGCAAAAAATACAAGGACAATTCAAAGAAGAGATTCCTTTATTGGCACACCATATTG GATGGCTCCTGAAGTAGTCATGTGTGAAACATCTAAGGACAGACCTTATGACTACAAAGCTGATGTTTGGTCCCTGGGTATCACTTTAATAGAAATGGCTGAGATAGAACCACCACATCATGAATTAAATCCAATGCGAGTGTTGCTAAAAATAGCAAAATCAGAGCCCCCTACATTAGCACAGCCATCAAAATG gtCTTCAAATTTTAAGGACTTTCTAAAAAAGTGCTTGGAAAAGAATGTGGATTCTAGGTGGAATACATCTCAGTTACTGCAG CACCCCTTTGTTACTGTTGATTCCAACAAACCAATCCGAGAGTTGATTGCTGAGGCAAAGGCTGAAGTAACAGAAGAAGTTGAAGATGGCAAAGAGGAAGATGATGATGAGGAAACAGAAAATTCTCTG cCAATACCTGCAGATAAGCGTGCCTCCTCTGATCTTAGTATTGCCAGCTCTGAAGAAGATAAGCTTTCTCAGAATGCGTGCATTTTAGAATCTGTCTCAGAAAAAACGGAACAGAATACTTCTGAAGAAAAATTCAACAGCAAAGTTATTAATGAAAAGCCCACAAGTGATGAACCAGAAAAAGCTGTGGAGGGTACCAATGAGCATGTTAATGATGCTCATTTGCAACCCGTGACTGAGTTCCATAAAAGAGCAGCAGCTGTCAAGGAAattgggagggaggagaagagaccTAAGCTTGAAAACCTACCTGACGAAGACCAAGAAACAGTTGACACTAATTCagtcagagaaagacaagaaaataatATACTGATAACTTCAGAAACAAACATTGAACAGAATCTGAAATCTGAGCAAGAAAGGGATCAGGAAAAGCAACACATATTTGAAAATAAGGCTATAAAACCTGAAGAAATTAAAGATGCTACTATTCAGACAGTGGATTTACTTTCTCAAGAGACTGGAGAACAAGAGGCAGATATTCAGGCAGTTGACAGTGAAGTTGAACTTACACAGGAAGATGTTgaagagaaaatgggaaaagatgacaGAACTCAAAAAGATGTGATTAACAGTACAAGCAACACAACAGCAGTAAAAGAGGCAGTAGTCACCACTGAGAAGGCACTCAAGAATAGTGCTGAGGATGTTCAGACTGGTGATCGAGAAGAAGTGGTTGAAGAGGGCCAGCAGTTAGTGAGTAAGCCCACAGAGGGTCCTGCGGTTAGTGGTACTGAGGAAGTTCCTATTAAAGAAACAGTTGAAATTGAGGAAATAGATAAAAAGTTAGAAGGTGAAAGTGAGAGAAAATTGCTCAACAGTTCTGAGAATATAGTGGAGACCAAGGAGGTAGCAGAGGCAAATGAAGCTGAAATTACTGAGTCAAGTAGCACTGATGAAATCCAGGGCAGCAGTACTGTGATTCATACGGACCAGAAAGCCATTGAAAGTGAAACTTGGGATGCCCATCCACCCTCTACTCAAATAGGCACAGAGGAAATCCCATGTGAAGTGCCAATTGAAACAGAACCTCAGGTTACTGCCACTTCACAGCCCACTGAACCTCAGCCAGTCCCAGTACCTAGTATTAATATCAACTCTGAAGACACAGAAAATAAAGAGCAAACAGGTGCTTTACTAAAAACTGAAACTGTGCTGCAGCCAGAATCTGAGAATCAAAAGGAAAATGATACTGATTCGGGCACTGGTTCTACTGCTGATAATAGCAGCATTGATTTGAATTTATCCATCTCTAGCTTCCTAAGTAAAACCAAAGACAGTGGATCAATATCTTTACAA GAAAcaagaagacaaaagaaaacattgaagAAAACTCGGAAATTTGTTGTTGATGGTGTAGAAGTAAGTGTAACAACGTCAAAGATAGTTACAGACAGTGACTCAAAAACAGAAGATTTGAGGTTTCTTAG ACGACAGGAACTTCGGGAATTAAGATTTCTTCAAAAAGAAGAGCAAAGAGCCCAACAGCAGCTCAATAGCAAACTGCAACAACAACGAGAACAAATGTTCCGACGCTTTGAGCAAGAAATGATG AGCAAAAAACGACAGTATGACCAAGAAATTGAGAATCTTGAAAAACAGCAGAAACAGACTATTGAACGTCTAGAACAAGAACACACAAATCGCCTGCGAGATGAAGCCAAACGGATTAaaggagaacaagaaaaagaactgtCCAAATTTCAGAATGTGTTGAAGAACCGAAAGAAAGAG GTTTTAAATGAAGTGGAGAAAGCACCCAAAGAGCTGAGAAAAGAGTTCATGAAACGCAGGAAAGAGGAGCTTGCACAAAGCCAGCATGCTCAG GAACAAGAATTTGTTCAGAAGCAACAACAAGAATTAGATGGCTCTCTGAAAAAGATCATCCAGCAGCAGAAAGCAGAACTTGCCAATATTGAAAGAGAGTGCCTGAATAACAAACAGCAGCTCATGAGAG CTCGAGAAGCTGCAATTTGGGAACTTGAAGAACGACACTTACAAGAAAAACACCAGCTGCTCAAACAACAACTAAAAGATCAGTATTTCATGCAAAGACATCAGCTACTTAAGCGCCATGAGAAG gAAACAGAGCAAATGCAGCGTTACAACCAGCGACTTATTGAGGAATTGAAAAACAGGCAGACCCAAGAAAGAGCAAGACTGCCTAAGATTCAACGCAGTGAAGCCAAGACTCGAATGGCCATGTTTAAGAAAAGTTTGAGAATAAACTCAACTGCCTCACCTGACCAGGACCGTGACAAAATCAAACAG tttgctGCTCAAGAAGAAAAGAGGCAGAAAAATGAGAGAATGGCTCAGCATCAAAAACATGAAAATCAAATGCGGGATCTTCAACTGCAGTGTGAAGCCAATGTCCGAGAGCTGCATCAGTTGCAG AATGAAAAGTGCCATCTATTGGTTGAGCATGAGACTCAGAAACTAAAGGAATTAGATGAGGAGCACAGCCAAGAATTAAAGgattggagagagaaattgagacctaGGAAAAag AATTTGGAGGAAGAATTTGCCAGGAAACTACAGGAACAGGAAGTGTTCTTTAAAATGACCGGAGAGTCTGAATGCCTTAACCCATCAACACAGAGCCGGATTTCCAAATTCTATCCTATTCCTAGTTTGCATTCCACTGGATCTTAA